A DNA window from Pelomicrobium methylotrophicum contains the following coding sequences:
- the cobD gene encoding threonine-phosphate decarboxylase CobD, whose amino-acid sequence MLEHGGLLRRAAQRYGISLERWIDLSTGINPHGWPVSAVPAERWLRLPETGDGLEAAAGAYYGASSLLAVPGTQAAIQALPRLRPPGRVAVLEPGYDEHRRAWQAAGHAVIGVCANRLRAGLPAVDVLVLANPNNPTGERFDRDELTRWREELAARGGWLVVDEAFMDATPGESLAPATGAPGLVLLRSVGKFFGLAGIRVGFVLAAPALLARLEEAMGPWAVANVSRYVAASALADIPWQREMRRLLLLESARLAGLLAGANLRPDGGTALFQWVKTPHAALAHDFLARRGILTRLFAAPPALRFGLPAGAEQWERLAGALNEWERSMRSPERAMG is encoded by the coding sequence GTGCTTGAGCACGGCGGCCTGCTGCGCCGGGCGGCGCAACGCTACGGCATTTCCCTGGAGCGGTGGATCGACCTCTCCACCGGCATCAACCCGCACGGGTGGCCGGTATCCGCCGTGCCGGCAGAGCGGTGGCTGCGGCTACCGGAGACGGGCGATGGGCTCGAAGCGGCCGCGGGTGCCTACTACGGCGCATCCTCGCTGCTGGCGGTGCCTGGCACCCAGGCCGCGATCCAGGCGCTGCCCCGGCTGCGGCCGCCGGGGCGCGTCGCGGTGCTGGAGCCGGGCTATGACGAGCATCGACGGGCGTGGCAAGCAGCGGGCCACGCCGTGATCGGCGTCTGCGCGAACCGCTTGCGGGCCGGTTTACCCGCGGTGGACGTCCTGGTGCTCGCGAACCCCAACAATCCCACCGGCGAGCGCTTCGACCGCGATGAGCTCACGCGCTGGCGGGAGGAGCTCGCGGCCCGCGGTGGCTGGTTGGTGGTGGACGAGGCGTTCATGGATGCGACACCGGGGGAAAGCCTGGCGCCCGCGACCGGCGCACCGGGGCTCGTCCTCCTGCGCTCGGTGGGCAAGTTCTTCGGGCTTGCGGGTATCCGGGTGGGCTTCGTGCTGGCAGCACCCGCGTTGCTGGCACGGCTCGAGGAGGCCATGGGGCCCTGGGCGGTCGCCAATGTGTCCAGGTACGTCGCAGCGTCGGCGCTGGCTGACATCCCCTGGCAGCGCGAGATGCGCCGCCTGCTCCTGCTGGAGAGCGCGCGCCTGGCCGGGCTGCTCGCCGGCGCGAATCTTCGGCCTGACGGCGGCACCGCGCTGTTCCAATGGGTCAAGACGCCCCACGCCGCCCTGGCGCATGACTTCCTCGCCCGGCGGGGAATCCTCACGCGGTTGTTCGCGGCGCCGCCGGCTCTGCGCTTTGGGCTTCCGGCCGGGGCCGAACAATGGGAACGCCTGGCCGGAGCGCTGAACGAATGGGAGCGCTCGATGCGCTCGCCCGAGCGGGCGATGGGATGA
- a CDS encoding cobalamin-binding protein, whose amino-acid sequence MGVRWCAALFLLGIVATSHAELVVRDDLGNEVRLAAEARRIVSLAPHATELLFAAGAGRSVVGAVQWSDYPPEAKKIPRVGSYVSLDPERIAALAPDLVVGWASGNNPRVLEKLRALGLTLYVSEIRSLEQVATALERLGTLAGTEAQARKAADAFRDRWRRIRSRYADKPRVSVFYQIWHKPFMTVNGEHLISRVIELCGGRNVFDAAPTLTPVLNVEAVLAANPQVIVAGGMGEAYPEWLENWRRWPQLEAVKNGHLVFVPSDLLQRPAPRILDGAERLCEALDAVRTRMAQARRGP is encoded by the coding sequence ATGGGCGTGCGCTGGTGCGCAGCGCTTTTTCTTCTGGGCATCGTGGCCACGAGCCATGCCGAGCTCGTGGTGCGCGATGACCTGGGCAACGAGGTGCGGCTCGCGGCCGAAGCGCGGCGCATCGTGAGCCTGGCGCCCCACGCGACAGAGCTGCTGTTCGCAGCCGGCGCCGGGCGCTCCGTAGTGGGGGCGGTGCAATGGAGCGATTACCCCCCGGAGGCGAAGAAGATTCCCCGTGTGGGCAGCTATGTTTCCCTGGACCCGGAACGCATCGCGGCGCTTGCGCCCGACTTGGTGGTGGGCTGGGCGAGCGGCAACAACCCGCGGGTGCTGGAGAAGCTGCGAGCCTTGGGCCTGACGCTTTACGTGAGCGAAATCCGTTCCCTGGAGCAGGTGGCAACCGCCCTCGAACGCCTGGGAACCTTGGCCGGGACAGAGGCGCAGGCGAGGAAGGCGGCGGATGCTTTTCGCGACCGCTGGCGGCGGATCCGCTCTCGGTACGCAGACAAGCCCAGGGTGTCGGTCTTTTACCAGATCTGGCATAAGCCGTTCATGACGGTGAACGGCGAGCACCTCATCAGTCGCGTGATCGAGCTGTGCGGAGGGCGCAACGTCTTCGACGCCGCTCCCACGCTGACGCCGGTGCTCAACGTGGAGGCGGTGCTCGCGGCGAATCCCCAGGTGATCGTGGCCGGTGGCATGGGAGAGGCGTACCCGGAATGGCTGGAGAATTGGCGTCGCTGGCCCCAACTGGAGGCGGTGAAAAACGGGCATCTCGTCTTTGTGCCCTCAGACCTGCTGCAGCGGCCTGCGCCGCGTATCCTCGATGGCGCCGAGCGGCTGTGCGAGGCGCTCGATGCGGTTCGCACGCGCATGGCCCAAGCGCGACGGGGGCCGTGA
- a CDS encoding cobyric acid synthase produces MVQGTTSDAGKSTLVAGLCRVLARRGVRVAPFKPQNMALNSAVAIDGGEIGRAQAVQAQAAGIAPTTDMNPVLLKPNTDVGAQVIIQGRVVGTMNARDYSAYKRRAREAVLESFHRLAAQYEVVLVEGAGSPAEINLRENDIANMGFAEAVNCPVLLIADIDRGGVFAHLVGTLALLSPTERARVKGFVINRFRGDFGLLVPGIDWLERRTRRPVLGVLPYLHGLHLEAEDAVNIQQGAKTDRALRVVVPVLPRISNHTDFDPLRLHPQVQVRFTGPGEAVPPADLIILPGSKSVRSDLGWLRAHGWEAAIRRHLRYGGKLIGICGGFQMLGREVSDPLGLEGPPGTSPGLALLDMVTVLEPEKQLANVSGVLAFGDAPVAGYEIHCGVSRGAALARPLVRLDGRHDGAISEDGQILGTYLHGLFESQPACDALLEWAGLAAPRTPDYHALREAALDRLADACEEHLDMARILAILDEGLGAGTPTAVEAVE; encoded by the coding sequence ATGGTTCAGGGGACGACCTCGGACGCGGGCAAGAGCACGCTCGTGGCGGGGTTGTGCCGGGTGTTGGCCCGGCGTGGGGTGCGGGTGGCGCCGTTCAAGCCCCAGAACATGGCGTTGAACAGCGCGGTCGCCATCGATGGGGGCGAGATCGGCCGCGCCCAGGCGGTGCAGGCCCAGGCGGCCGGTATCGCCCCGACCACGGATATGAACCCGGTGCTGCTCAAGCCCAACACCGATGTGGGCGCGCAGGTGATCATCCAGGGGCGCGTGGTGGGCACCATGAATGCCCGCGACTATTCAGCATACAAGCGTCGGGCGCGGGAGGCGGTGCTCGAGTCGTTCCATCGTCTTGCCGCCCAGTACGAGGTCGTGTTGGTGGAAGGCGCAGGCAGTCCGGCTGAGATCAACTTGCGCGAGAACGACATCGCGAACATGGGCTTCGCCGAGGCGGTGAACTGCCCGGTGCTCCTCATCGCCGACATCGACCGGGGCGGCGTGTTCGCCCACCTGGTGGGAACGCTGGCGCTGCTCTCGCCCACGGAGCGGGCGCGGGTCAAGGGTTTCGTGATCAACCGCTTCCGGGGCGACTTCGGGTTACTCGTGCCTGGCATCGATTGGCTGGAGCGCCGCACGCGGCGCCCGGTGCTGGGCGTGCTCCCCTACCTCCATGGGCTGCACCTCGAGGCGGAGGACGCCGTCAACATCCAACAGGGCGCCAAGACCGATCGCGCGTTACGGGTGGTGGTGCCCGTGCTTCCCCGCATCAGCAATCACACTGACTTCGATCCCTTGCGCCTGCATCCCCAGGTGCAGGTGCGCTTCACGGGTCCCGGCGAAGCGGTACCGCCGGCGGATTTGATCATACTGCCGGGCAGCAAGAGCGTGCGCTCGGACCTCGGCTGGTTGCGGGCCCACGGCTGGGAGGCGGCGATCCGGCGACACCTGCGCTATGGCGGCAAGCTCATCGGCATCTGCGGCGGCTTTCAGATGCTGGGCCGCGAGGTCTCCGATCCCCTCGGTCTAGAGGGTCCGCCCGGCACGAGCCCGGGGCTCGCGCTGCTTGACATGGTGACGGTGCTCGAGCCGGAGAAGCAGCTGGCTAACGTCAGCGGGGTCCTGGCCTTCGGCGATGCGCCTGTGGCCGGCTACGAAATCCACTGCGGCGTGAGCCGCGGCGCGGCCCTCGCGCGGCCGCTGGTGCGTCTGGACGGCCGTCATGACGGCGCCATCTCAGAAGACGGCCAGATTCTCGGCACTTACCTCCACGGCCTGTTCGAGTCGCAACCTGCCTGCGACGCGCTGCTCGAATGGGCCGGCCTCGCCGCGCCGCGGACACCGGACTACCATGCCCTGCGGGAGGCCGCCCTCGACCGGCTGGCGGACGCATGCGAAGAACACCTGGACATGGCCCGCATTCTGGCGATCCTCGATGAAGGCCTGGGCGCGGGCACTCCGACAGCGGTCGAGGCGGTGGAATGA
- the cobU gene encoding bifunctional adenosylcobinamide kinase/adenosylcobinamide-phosphate guanylyltransferase has translation MKTLILGGVRSGKSRLAERLARESGLEVVYIATAVAGDEEMRRRIDAHRRRRPAHWTTVEEPVRLAGALSAYARHDRCLLVECLTLWLSNLLCDAGAETLPRERDALLAALPGLAGQVIFVSNEVGLGVIPAAFLSRRYCDEAGALHQRLAALCDRVILTVAGLPWALKGAAP, from the coding sequence ATGAAGACCCTCATCCTCGGCGGCGTGCGCTCGGGCAAGAGCCGGCTCGCGGAGAGGCTGGCACGCGAAAGCGGTCTTGAAGTGGTCTACATCGCGACTGCCGTGGCTGGCGATGAGGAGATGCGCCGGCGTATCGATGCCCACCGCCGGCGACGCCCGGCCCATTGGACCACCGTAGAGGAGCCGGTACGGCTCGCCGGCGCTCTGTCAGCTTACGCCCGCCACGACCGCTGCCTGCTGGTGGAATGTCTGACGCTGTGGCTTTCCAATCTGCTGTGCGATGCGGGCGCAGAAACCCTCCCCCGCGAGCGCGATGCGTTGCTGGCCGCGTTGCCGGGGCTTGCGGGCCAGGTGATTTTCGTCAGCAATGAGGTGGGCCTGGGCGTGATCCCTGCCGCTTTTCTGTCGCGGCGCTATTGCGACGAGGCCGGCGCGTTGCACCAGCGGCTGGCCGCCCTCTGCGACCGGGTGATCCTCACCGTGGCCGGCTTGCCCTGGGCGCTAAAA